From a region of the Thermosipho melanesiensis BI429 genome:
- the rpmG gene encoding 50S ribosomal protein L33 → MRIQVALKCSECGNKNYYTTREKNKKEKLSLRKYCPKCNKHTVHNETKA, encoded by the coding sequence ATGAGAATACAAGTTGCCTTGAAATGTTCTGAATGTGGTAACAAAAACTATTATACGACTCGTGAAAAAAACAAAAAAGAAAAACTATCGCTCAGAAAATATTGTCCGAAATGTAATAAACATACTGTTCACAACGAAACAAAAGCTTAA
- a CDS encoding electron transport complex protein RnfA codes for MPNINPFVLFFASIFTSNILLSNFLGMCSFISISKSLKSSNGLGMAVTMVMTIATVLNWIVEKYIIVSFNIEYLRYIVYIVVIASVVQILEMVIDRVSPNLYISLGIFLPLITVNCAILGVVLFMQLRNYSLIQSVFFGLGSGIGWWLAIVLLAAIRIKVDKAPVPAPLKGVGITLITIGIMAMAFIGFAGMINVQ; via the coding sequence ATGCCTAATATAAATCCTTTTGTCTTATTTTTTGCTTCCATTTTTACAAGTAATATACTTCTTTCCAATTTCCTTGGTATGTGTTCGTTTATTTCTATTTCAAAGTCGTTAAAATCTTCCAATGGTCTTGGGATGGCTGTGACAATGGTAATGACAATAGCTACAGTTCTAAACTGGATTGTTGAAAAGTATATAATTGTTTCTTTTAATATAGAATATTTGCGTTACATTGTTTACATTGTGGTTATAGCCTCGGTGGTCCAAATTCTTGAAATGGTTATAGACAGAGTCTCACCAAATTTGTATATAAGTCTTGGTATATTTTTACCACTTATTACTGTTAACTGTGCAATTTTGGGTGTTGTTCTCTTTATGCAACTTAGAAATTATTCTTTAATTCAATCTGTATTTTTTGGTTTAGGTTCAGGGATTGGTTGGTGGCTTGCAATAGTTTTACTTGCTGCAATAAGAATAAAAGTTGATAAAGCACCCGTTCCTGCTCCTTTAAAAGGTGTTGGTATTACGTTGATAACAATAGGTATTATGGCTATGGCTTTTATAGGTTTTGCTGGTATGATTAATGTGCAATGA
- a CDS encoding sensor domain-containing diguanylate cyclase gives MIIFFIILVIFILVLLFWEYVYLCIKFSCFSLDLKRKIYEKLSFEIFTRFFERKEEELKRLYKTFDYITNILEADSWSLLLVPQNKMWRFLIWSHALDENPLENLGEFFQSQTPKNLRKIIYTASSFYIEDVTKADCWIELKDIPVKSWVGIPLVYEEQVYAILNIDWYRKRKKRKTDDAVFDTTKDVLSKILYDYLKLYERLGNVYKDILTGLYNRQYLEEVSWERFSHVLFIDLDNFKSVNDNFGHLIGDEVLKIVTERMQRITKKDDLLIRFGGDEFLLFVKSTDEGIEKISERLKKVLSRKINIDGRNIEIGCSVGIQKIEKELGLEKIISLADRKMYEDKNKKLK, from the coding sequence TTGATTATATTCTTTATTATTTTAGTTATTTTTATCTTAGTTCTGTTATTTTGGGAATATGTGTATTTATGTATAAAGTTTTCTTGTTTTTCTCTTGACTTAAAACGAAAGATTTATGAGAAATTGTCATTTGAAATTTTTACTCGTTTTTTTGAAAGAAAAGAAGAGGAATTAAAGAGATTATACAAAACCTTTGATTACATAACAAACATTTTGGAAGCAGACTCATGGTCTTTGCTTCTTGTACCTCAAAATAAAATGTGGAGATTTTTAATTTGGTCTCATGCGCTGGATGAAAATCCTTTGGAGAATTTGGGAGAATTTTTTCAAAGTCAAACACCAAAGAATTTAAGGAAGATAATATATACAGCTTCTAGTTTTTATATAGAAGATGTAACAAAAGCAGATTGTTGGATTGAACTAAAAGATATTCCTGTAAAATCTTGGGTTGGTATACCACTTGTGTATGAAGAACAGGTATATGCTATTTTGAATATTGATTGGTATAGAAAGAGGAAAAAGAGAAAAACAGACGATGCTGTTTTTGATACGACAAAAGATGTATTATCGAAAATTTTGTACGATTATTTAAAGTTATACGAGAGACTTGGTAATGTATATAAAGATATTTTAACAGGCCTATATAACAGGCAGTATTTAGAAGAGGTGTCTTGGGAAAGATTTAGCCATGTGTTATTTATTGATTTGGATAATTTCAAATCTGTTAACGATAATTTTGGCCACCTTATTGGCGATGAGGTTTTGAAAATAGTTACTGAGAGAATGCAAAGGATTACAAAAAAGGATGATTTGCTAATTAGATTTGGAGGGGATGAATTTTTATTGTTTGTTAAATCTACAGATGAAGGGATAGAAAAAATATCTGAGAGATTAAAGAAAGTTTTGTCAAGAAAGATAAATATTGACGGTAGGAATATTGAAATAGGTTGCTCTGTTGGAATACAAAAAATAGAAAAAGAATTAGGTTTGGAGAAAATAATTAGTTTAGCTGATAGGAAAATGTATGAAGATAAAAACAAAAAATTAAAGTAG
- the nusG gene encoding transcription termination/antitermination protein NusG, which produces MKKRWYILQALAGYETAAKGNLEAKIKAQGLEHVISRVLLPEEIVIDASAKSVERHVVSLNAKIYVSNGDIVKKGDSLAEEPSIRARRDGIVTDVRNAKKVVIETVDKKFTKTYVIPQKNKPVTGLKVGGMVRQGMPLSSDGEIICEIDGKIIQTENMKRIVVKNSSNDLDVYVAPISTFNSNAIKKGVKIKAGQIIAEPKKILAKSSGRVEITDFPTKKEIRIQKVKVRKLFPGYLFVEMIMNDEFWHFVRTVPGIIDFVSSGGRPLPLNDKEAKVLLRLSGEEEIPKEEKSKEVKIEFDFEIGDSVKIISGPFEGFVGTVKEINPEHNELKVTVTIFGRETPVTVHTSEVEKVV; this is translated from the coding sequence ATGAAAAAAAGATGGTATATTCTACAAGCTTTGGCAGGATACGAAACAGCTGCCAAGGGTAATTTGGAGGCAAAGATAAAAGCTCAAGGTCTTGAGCATGTTATTTCTCGTGTTTTACTTCCTGAAGAGATTGTTATTGATGCATCGGCAAAGTCTGTTGAAAGGCATGTTGTGTCTTTAAATGCAAAAATTTATGTTTCCAATGGAGATATAGTTAAAAAGGGAGACTCACTAGCTGAAGAACCTTCCATTAGAGCAAGAAGAGATGGAATAGTAACAGATGTAAGAAATGCTAAAAAGGTTGTTATTGAAACTGTAGACAAAAAATTTACAAAAACATATGTTATTCCTCAAAAAAATAAACCCGTCACAGGGTTAAAAGTTGGTGGTATGGTTAGACAAGGTATGCCACTTTCTTCTGATGGAGAAATCATATGCGAAATTGACGGTAAAATAATTCAAACTGAAAACATGAAAAGAATAGTAGTAAAAAATTCTTCAAATGACCTTGATGTCTATGTTGCTCCCATCAGTACTTTTAATTCCAATGCTATTAAAAAAGGTGTCAAAATAAAAGCTGGACAGATTATTGCTGAACCGAAAAAGATTCTTGCAAAAAGTTCTGGTAGAGTGGAGATAACAGATTTTCCAACAAAAAAGGAAATTAGAATTCAAAAGGTAAAGGTTAGGAAACTATTCCCTGGTTATTTATTTGTTGAAATGATAATGAACGATGAATTCTGGCATTTTGTCAGAACTGTACCTGGTATTATTGATTTTGTATCATCTGGTGGGAGACCTTTACCATTAAACGATAAAGAAGCAAAAGTATTGTTGAGGTTATCCGGTGAAGAAGAAATACCAAAAGAAGAAAAATCAAAAGAAGTTAAGATTGAATTTGACTTTGAAATAGGCGATTCCGTTAAAATTATCTCTGGACCATTTGAAGGTTTTGTTGGAACTGTAAAAGAAATTAATCCAGAACATAACGAATTAAAAGTAACAGTTACAATATTTGGTAGAGAAACCCCGGTAACTGTACATACTAGTGAAGTTGAAAAGGTTGTTTAA
- a CDS encoding DUF368 domain-containing protein, with protein sequence MNNFLLGIIMGIANLLPGISGGTIAVISGRYEVILKSASDIVSFNWKKDSVKTILLLILGMGFSIVLLSKVLSLIFSKYPEYSYGVFTGLIVGGLIYLVKRVNLKNIGNVSIITISFLITYMLLKFAQNFEISNLNVSTWYLVFGGIISAATMVLPGISGSSMLLIMGIYKPVIDAISVMNLKILIPLGIGVIIGLVLIIKLLERLIKKYREKVLAFLIGLTISGTIIIFPITQKWLTYIYFLIGAFLSRYLEKILNE encoded by the coding sequence GTGAATAATTTTCTACTTGGGATTATTATGGGAATAGCTAATCTTTTACCTGGAATAAGTGGAGGAACAATTGCGGTTATTTCTGGAAGGTATGAAGTTATATTAAAATCTGCTTCTGATATTGTTTCATTTAATTGGAAGAAAGATTCTGTTAAAACTATTTTATTGTTAATATTGGGTATGGGTTTTTCTATTGTATTACTTTCAAAGGTTTTATCTTTGATCTTTTCAAAATATCCAGAGTATTCTTATGGTGTGTTTACCGGTTTAATCGTTGGTGGTTTAATATATTTAGTGAAAAGAGTTAATTTAAAAAATATTGGAAATGTTTCGATAATAACCATTTCGTTTTTAATTACCTATATGCTTTTAAAATTTGCTCAAAATTTTGAGATAAGTAATTTAAATGTTTCCACATGGTATTTAGTTTTTGGAGGAATAATTAGTGCGGCTACTATGGTTTTACCTGGTATAAGTGGTTCATCAATGCTTTTAATTATGGGAATATATAAACCTGTTATTGATGCTATATCTGTTATGAATTTAAAAATTTTGATTCCATTAGGAATTGGTGTGATTATAGGGCTTGTACTTATAATTAAATTGCTGGAAAGATTGATAAAAAAATATAGGGAGAAAGTATTAGCTTTTTTGATTGGTTTAACAATATCTGGAACAATAATTATATTTCCCATTACTCAGAAATGGTTAACATATATTTATTTTCTTATTGGTGCTTTTTTATCGAGGTATCTTGAAAAAATATTAAACGAATGA
- the rpsR gene encoding 30S ribosomal protein S18, translated as MMKYRRKKKPKVCKLCQSKIDYVDYKDVKLLREFLTEKEKIIPRRVTGNCAKHQRMVKIAIKRARQMALLPYVKY; from the coding sequence ATGATGAAATATAGAAGAAAAAAGAAACCAAAGGTTTGTAAGCTTTGTCAATCAAAAATTGATTACGTTGACTATAAAGATGTAAAGCTATTAAGGGAATTTTTAACCGAAAAGGAAAAGATTATTCCAAGAAGGGTCACAGGGAATTGTGCAAAACATCAAAGAATGGTTAAAATAGCGATTAAAAGAGCTAGACAGATGGCGCTTTTACCTTACGTGAAGTATTGA
- a CDS encoding NADH:ubiquinone reductase (Na(+)-transporting) subunit F translates to MDVFFAPLIVGLISAVLSSFIVIVDAIVNNYGEVEIDINNGKRKLKVQGGKPLLFTLAEENIFIPSACGGRGSCGACKVKVLSDVGDYLPTELPYMSKEELSENIRLSCQIKVKKDIKIELPEELFNVKKFKVKVISLNNVTHDIKEVRLKLSEEINFKAGQYVQVVIPPYEKIKQPTQRAYSIASTPSKKDEIELLIRLVPGGIATTYVHNYLKVGDELEVIGPFGEFYMRDTQKDMICVAGGSGMAPIKSIIFDMYERGILDRNVWYFFGARTEKDLFYVDMFKELEKKWDKFHFIPALSEPHGDWKGEVGVITDVMVKYIETVIDKENEKEGYLCGSPGMINACETLMRKHGINEVYYDKFA, encoded by the coding sequence ATGGATGTATTTTTTGCTCCTTTAATAGTTGGATTAATATCTGCTGTACTTTCAAGTTTTATTGTAATTGTTGATGCAATTGTTAATAATTACGGTGAAGTGGAGATAGATATCAATAACGGTAAAAGAAAATTAAAAGTACAAGGAGGAAAGCCCCTTTTATTTACCCTTGCTGAGGAAAATATATTTATTCCATCTGCATGTGGTGGACGTGGAAGTTGTGGAGCATGTAAGGTAAAAGTGTTAAGTGATGTAGGAGATTATTTACCAACAGAACTACCCTATATGTCAAAGGAAGAATTATCTGAGAATATTAGATTATCTTGTCAAATAAAAGTGAAAAAAGATATAAAGATAGAACTTCCTGAAGAGTTATTTAACGTAAAGAAATTTAAAGTTAAGGTTATATCATTAAATAATGTAACACATGACATAAAAGAAGTTAGATTGAAGTTATCAGAAGAGATCAATTTTAAGGCGGGGCAATATGTTCAAGTAGTTATTCCACCGTATGAAAAAATAAAACAACCTACCCAAAGGGCGTACTCTATAGCATCTACACCTAGTAAAAAGGATGAAATAGAACTGCTTATAAGATTGGTGCCTGGTGGTATTGCAACAACTTATGTTCACAATTATTTAAAAGTTGGTGATGAACTTGAAGTTATAGGACCTTTTGGAGAATTTTACATGAGAGACACTCAAAAAGATATGATATGTGTTGCAGGAGGTTCTGGAATGGCTCCAATAAAATCTATAATTTTTGACATGTATGAAAGGGGTATTCTTGATAGAAATGTTTGGTACTTTTTTGGTGCAAGAACGGAAAAAGATTTATTTTATGTAGATATGTTTAAGGAACTTGAAAAGAAATGGGATAAATTCCATTTTATTCCAGCTCTTTCTGAACCACATGGCGATTGGAAAGGGGAAGTTGGGGTAATAACAGATGTTATGGTTAAGTATATAGAAACAGTTATTGACAAAGAAAATGAGAAAGAAGGATATTTATGTGGGAGTCCTGGTATGATAAATGCTTGTGAAACCTTGATGAGAAAACATGGAATAAATGAGGTTTATTATGATAAATTTGCATAA
- a CDS encoding FtsW/RodA/SpoVE family cell cycle protein, whose product MIFFSTIFLMIFGLLNLYSVSKELFLKQVIWDGIAVFGTFFVYFTKENLIKKMIFPLYTLSILLLVSVLFFGVRIYGSVRWFRFLNVSFQPSELSKLSLVLVLSVLFLKKDIKSVLFSMVLTIIPVLLILKEPDLGMTVLHIFIWFILLVFSGITLKIILPLIGTGISMLPIFYFFVLKDYQRARILSFLNPEKYAKGAAYNVIMAKNTVGAGGIFGRGFLISPAVRGNYVPKMETDFIFSAIGEQFGFIGSLILLGLYILITIRIFSKIRYYKDDFWRMVSIGFLAVFVFHVFENIGMNIGIMPVTGIPLPFVSYGGTSTFVFGLMAGFFLKSMALADKSRKVI is encoded by the coding sequence ATGATATTTTTTTCCACGATTTTCTTGATGATTTTTGGTCTTCTTAATTTGTACAGTGTTTCAAAAGAGCTTTTTTTAAAACAAGTTATTTGGGATGGAATTGCAGTTTTTGGAACATTTTTTGTTTATTTTACAAAGGAAAATCTTATAAAAAAAATGATTTTTCCTCTATATACATTATCAATTTTACTGCTTGTTAGTGTGTTGTTTTTTGGAGTAAGAATATACGGTTCAGTAAGATGGTTTAGGTTTTTAAATGTTTCATTTCAACCATCAGAGTTGTCTAAACTTAGTTTGGTTTTGGTTTTGAGTGTTTTGTTTTTGAAAAAAGATATTAAATCTGTTCTTTTTTCTATGGTGTTAACTATAATACCGGTTCTTTTAATATTGAAAGAACCGGATTTGGGTATGACGGTGTTGCATATTTTCATTTGGTTTATTTTATTGGTATTTTCAGGTATAACCTTAAAAATTATACTACCTTTAATTGGAACCGGGATTTCCATGTTGCCAATTTTTTATTTTTTCGTTTTAAAAGATTATCAAAGGGCTAGGATATTATCATTTCTAAATCCAGAAAAATATGCAAAAGGTGCAGCATACAATGTTATAATGGCAAAAAATACAGTTGGAGCTGGTGGAATATTTGGAAGAGGTTTTCTTATCTCACCGGCTGTTAGGGGAAATTACGTGCCAAAGATGGAAACTGATTTTATCTTTTCAGCTATTGGAGAACAATTTGGATTTATTGGAAGTTTAATATTGTTAGGTTTGTATATTTTAATAACAATTAGAATCTTTTCAAAAATAAGGTATTACAAAGATGATTTTTGGAGAATGGTATCTATAGGCTTTTTGGCTGTTTTCGTTTTTCACGTATTTGAAAATATAGGTATGAACATAGGTATTATGCCGGTAACAGGGATTCCTTTGCCATTTGTAAGTTATGGAGGAACTTCTACATTTGTTTTTGGTTTGATGGCAGGTTTTTTTCTTAAATCTATGGCGCTTGCTGACAAAAGTAGGAAGGTGATTTGA
- the rpsF gene encoding 30S ribosomal protein S6, with protein sequence MRIYETMFIIKPDIAEEEREKIAQGVVDYLKEKLGAHVDNVDRWGIRKTAYPLKKYNEADYTIVYFRGEGLDITVLESYFRVRPEFLRWQTFRRIDLEKKEKKQSRKEEGSENSEKVEE encoded by the coding sequence ATGAGAATTTACGAAACCATGTTCATCATCAAACCAGATATTGCAGAAGAAGAAAGAGAGAAAATAGCACAAGGTGTTGTAGACTACCTAAAAGAGAAATTAGGAGCACATGTAGATAACGTAGACAGATGGGGAATTAGGAAAACGGCATATCCACTAAAAAAATACAACGAAGCAGATTACACTATTGTTTATTTCAGAGGAGAAGGATTAGACATAACAGTTTTGGAATCATACTTTAGAGTTAGACCCGAATTTTTAAGATGGCAAACGTTTAGAAGAATTGATCTTGAAAAGAAAGAAAAAAAACAATCAAGAAAAGAAGAGGGTTCCGAAAATTCCGAGAAGGTGGAAGAGTGA
- a CDS encoding glycine--tRNA ligase subunit alpha → MYLQDIIKKLDEFWANEGCFIDLPYDMEMGAGTFHTSTFFGVLRQRDWKVAFVQPSRRPTDGRYGENPNRMQRFLQYQVIIKPNPKGSQDLYLKSLKSLGINPREHDIRFVEDNWESPTLGAWGIGWEVWLDGMEITQFTYFQQVGGIPLKKIPLEITYGLERIAMYLQGVDNVFDVMWSKYVKYGELFLENERQFSVYNFEKADVDKLFKLYDIYRSEFNNLIENNLFLPAYEQLIKCSHTFNLLDARNAISVAQRQSYIRDIRSMATLCAKRFIEYEEGER, encoded by the coding sequence GTGTATTTGCAGGATATAATAAAAAAATTAGATGAGTTTTGGGCAAACGAAGGTTGTTTTATTGATCTTCCATATGATATGGAAATGGGAGCAGGAACATTTCATACCTCAACGTTTTTTGGAGTTTTAAGGCAAAGAGATTGGAAAGTTGCCTTTGTCCAACCAAGTAGAAGACCAACTGATGGAAGATATGGCGAAAATCCAAATAGGATGCAAAGATTTCTGCAGTATCAGGTTATAATAAAACCTAATCCAAAGGGTTCGCAGGACCTGTATTTAAAATCTTTGAAAAGCTTGGGGATAAATCCTCGGGAACATGATATTAGGTTTGTTGAGGATAATTGGGAATCTCCAACCCTTGGTGCATGGGGAATTGGTTGGGAAGTTTGGCTTGATGGTATGGAAATCACACAATTTACTTATTTTCAACAAGTTGGAGGTATTCCTTTGAAAAAGATACCTTTGGAAATAACTTATGGTCTTGAAAGGATAGCCATGTATTTGCAGGGAGTGGATAACGTGTTTGATGTTATGTGGAGCAAATATGTAAAATATGGTGAATTATTTTTGGAAAATGAAAGACAGTTTTCCGTTTATAACTTTGAGAAAGCAGATGTGGATAAATTATTTAAGTTGTATGACATTTACAGAAGTGAATTTAACAATTTGATAGAAAACAACTTATTTTTACCTGCATATGAGCAATTAATAAAATGTTCCCATACATTTAATCTATTGGATGCCAGGAATGCAATTAGTGTTGCACAAAGACAAAGTTATATAAGAGATATTAGGAGTATGGCAACTTTGTGTGCAAAGAGATTTATAGAATACGAGGAAGGTGAAAGATAA
- the secE gene encoding preprotein translocase subunit SecE — protein MEKLRKFFREVKTEIKKTHWPNKKELWGATGVVLFILLVTGVYFFVLDLVFSGALSALFKLF, from the coding sequence ATGGAAAAACTAAGAAAATTTTTTAGAGAAGTTAAAACGGAAATAAAGAAGACTCATTGGCCCAATAAAAAAGAGCTATGGGGAGCAACGGGTGTGGTTCTTTTCATACTTTTGGTGACTGGTGTTTACTTTTTCGTGTTAGATTTGGTATTCTCTGGTGCATTAAGTGCCCTTTTCAAGCTCTTTTAA
- the rplK gene encoding 50S ribosomal protein L11 — MAKKVVAQVRLQLEAGKATPAPPVGPALGQRGVNLMEFCKKFNAATADKAGMIIPVIITVYEDRSFTFITKTPPASFLLKKAAKLNSGSQEPKRKIVGKVTREQIKEIAEIKKEDLNANDIEAAMKIIEGTAKSMGIEVVD, encoded by the coding sequence ATGGCAAAAAAGGTAGTTGCACAAGTTAGGTTGCAACTTGAAGCTGGAAAAGCAACTCCAGCACCACCGGTTGGTCCTGCTTTAGGTCAACGTGGTGTAAACCTTATGGAATTTTGTAAGAAGTTTAACGCTGCAACGGCTGATAAAGCTGGTATGATTATCCCTGTAATAATCACTGTTTACGAAGATAGGTCATTTACATTCATAACAAAAACTCCACCCGCTTCTTTCTTGTTGAAAAAAGCTGCTAAATTGAACTCTGGTTCTCAAGAACCTAAGAGAAAGATAGTTGGAAAAGTCACGAGAGAACAAATTAAGGAAATAGCTGAAATCAAAAAAGAAGACCTAAACGCGAACGACATTGAAGCAGCTATGAAAATCATTGAAGGAACAGCAAAAAGTATGGGAATTGAGGTAGTAGACTAA
- a CDS encoding dihydrofolate reductase: MHLIMVVVTDIFGGFTINEYDPIDWGSIEDKKHFRDLTTKIGTVIMGRKTFESIGKPLKDRLNIVLTNKNFKNDKNILFLKGNPQEIISSLEKKNIKSAAVIGGKKVFEEFFPYIDKIFITIEPIILENSQKLSFKRENFKLITTNVLNERGTIVLEYEKLP, encoded by the coding sequence ATGCACCTCATAATGGTGGTTGTTACAGATATATTTGGTGGCTTTACTATAAACGAATATGATCCTATAGATTGGGGATCAATAGAAGATAAAAAACACTTTAGAGATCTTACCACAAAAATAGGAACAGTTATAATGGGGCGAAAAACTTTTGAAAGTATTGGAAAACCTTTAAAAGATAGATTAAATATTGTACTTACAAATAAAAATTTTAAAAATGATAAAAACATTCTCTTTCTAAAAGGCAATCCCCAAGAAATTATATCATCCCTTGAAAAGAAAAACATAAAAAGTGCCGCGGTAATTGGCGGAAAAAAAGTCTTTGAAGAATTTTTTCCATACATAGATAAAATATTTATCACAATCGAACCTATCATATTGGAAAACTCACAAAAATTATCGTTTAAAAGAGAGAATTTTAAATTAATAACCACAAATGTTCTAAATGAAAGAGGAACAATAGTTCTCGAATATGAAAAACTACCCTAA
- the rplA gene encoding 50S ribosomal protein L1, protein MPKHSKRYNEVRKLVDRTKEYDLNEAVDLAKKVATAKFDETVELHIKTNIDYRKSDQQIRSTISLPHGTGKEVRVLVFAKGEKAEEAKKAGADYVGAEDLAEKIQKEGFLDFDVAIATPDMMKIIGRLGKILGPRGLMPNPKAGTVTNDVAAAVKDFKKGRMEIRTDKTGNLHIPVGKASFEKEKLTENIKSAYEQVLNLKPTGVKGTFIKKVVLSTTMGPGIKVNPATLTQ, encoded by the coding sequence ATGCCGAAGCACTCCAAGAGGTATAACGAAGTTAGAAAATTGGTTGATAGAACAAAAGAGTACGATTTGAATGAAGCAGTTGATCTTGCTAAGAAAGTTGCAACTGCAAAATTTGATGAAACCGTAGAATTACACATAAAAACAAACATCGATTACAGAAAATCTGACCAACAAATAAGAAGTACTATTTCTTTACCACATGGTACAGGTAAAGAAGTTAGAGTTCTTGTTTTTGCAAAAGGTGAAAAAGCCGAAGAAGCTAAAAAAGCTGGCGCAGATTACGTAGGTGCGGAAGATTTAGCGGAAAAAATTCAAAAAGAAGGTTTTCTCGATTTTGACGTTGCAATCGCAACACCAGATATGATGAAAATAATAGGAAGACTTGGTAAAATTCTTGGGCCTAGAGGATTAATGCCAAATCCAAAAGCTGGAACAGTAACAAATGACGTTGCAGCTGCTGTAAAAGACTTTAAAAAAGGTAGAATGGAAATTAGAACCGATAAAACAGGCAATTTGCATATTCCAGTAGGAAAGGCATCCTTTGAAAAAGAAAAACTTACAGAAAATATTAAATCTGCCTATGAGCAAGTATTGAACTTAAAGCCTACGGGTGTTAAGGGAACATTCATAAAAAAGGTCGTTCTTTCAACAACAATGGGACCTGGAATAAAAGTAAATCCTGCAACACTTACTCAATAA
- a CDS encoding NADH:ubiquinone reductase (Na(+)-transporting) subunit D: MNKYKEVFLKNVWYENPVFVLVLGICSTLAITNNLKNTLIMTIGVLLVTGFSNLTVSLLKSLILSKVRMITQVLIISFYVIIVDIILRVYLPDVSKALGPYVGLIITNCIIMGRAEAFAQSNSPLLSFWDGVTSGLGYMLVLMVIAFFRELLGFGTIFGYRVMPEGFVNWTIMVMPPSAFFMLALFIWIVKGRSGDNA; encoded by the coding sequence ATGAATAAGTACAAAGAGGTATTTTTAAAAAACGTATGGTATGAAAACCCCGTATTTGTGCTTGTTTTGGGAATCTGTTCAACGCTTGCTATTACTAATAATTTGAAGAATACTTTGATAATGACAATAGGAGTTTTACTTGTTACGGGGTTTTCGAATCTTACCGTGTCCCTTCTTAAATCATTAATTCTCTCTAAAGTAAGAATGATTACGCAGGTTTTAATAATATCTTTTTATGTGATAATAGTAGATATAATTCTTAGGGTTTATCTTCCAGATGTAAGTAAAGCCCTGGGACCATATGTAGGCTTAATTATAACAAACTGCATAATTATGGGGAGAGCGGAAGCATTTGCACAGTCTAATTCTCCGTTACTTTCTTTTTGGGATGGAGTTACTAGTGGATTAGGATATATGTTAGTGTTGATGGTGATAGCGTTTTTTAGAGAACTTTTGGGATTTGGAACGATCTTTGGATATAGAGTTATGCCAGAGGGTTTTGTAAATTGGACGATAATGGTAATGCCACCAAGTGCGTTTTTTATGCTCGCCTTGTTTATTTGGATTGTAAAGGGAAGGAGTGGTGATAATGCCTAA
- a CDS encoding single-stranded DNA-binding protein, with protein MNYNKVVLVGRLTRDPESRQTVNGTLISTFTLAVNRSNRNDDVDFIRIVTFNRLAEFVQNYLTKGRLVLVEGKLRINRWQTNDGQNRSTPEIWADQVTFMDRKSDNSLTDSSNETVVSYDELFDDNESDEPPF; from the coding sequence GTGAATTATAACAAAGTCGTTCTTGTAGGACGACTTACAAGGGATCCGGAATCAAGACAAACGGTAAATGGAACGCTAATTTCTACATTTACACTGGCTGTAAATAGGAGTAATAGAAATGACGATGTGGATTTTATAAGAATAGTCACGTTTAATAGATTAGCAGAGTTTGTGCAGAATTACTTAACTAAAGGTCGGTTGGTTTTGGTAGAGGGGAAGTTAAGAATTAATAGATGGCAAACAAACGACGGGCAAAATAGAAGCACACCAGAGATATGGGCAGATCAAGTTACTTTCATGGATAGAAAGAGCGATAACTCTTTAACTGATAGTTCAAATGAAACAGTGGTAAGTTACGATGAATTGTTTGACGACAATGAAAGTGATGAACCCCCATTTTGA